A portion of the Mesobacillus boroniphilus genome contains these proteins:
- a CDS encoding SMI1/KNR4 family protein, giving the protein MNDYDFLISKWNHILNKVENNNGKVYPIEIGEKANPQEIRVKEKEIGYQLPPSYKAVLQDLGKSLSFYYSFSDDTMIPDEFREIFSGEIQWDIDLLQSLDSLADDLIEDGVDYGKNLRGKLEFSHSGNGDIYAFDMSAEGEEKPVIYWDHEEDTITCIADSFTDYLNKITELNCVGSEKWQFEHFLNERGLETESSSAIRWKQWFDSFAETKLSDIKTDMDQLIAFIMYRKRLDEETIQALQVFDKKVLFDSLTEKLDQYNTYLEKRVVCKMIGKGLGSYAEKWVKGLWEEQQGRLDTRLRAYLTARCMPEGEGLELVFQQLGQENDRKISGYDALSHLGSFHSRRVIHWMEERVRFPVTEGWDSLFSKSNPAWDDIKRWTELEEKHEVAIVHALEVFVREGRAISIQGLPPRKEFKNFLLNLKSKQKLRRRTEALEYVKQNI; this is encoded by the coding sequence ATGAATGATTACGATTTTCTTATATCAAAATGGAACCACATTCTAAATAAAGTTGAAAACAATAATGGAAAGGTCTATCCCATCGAAATTGGAGAAAAGGCAAATCCTCAGGAAATCAGAGTAAAAGAAAAAGAAATAGGCTATCAACTGCCTCCCTCTTATAAGGCAGTGCTTCAGGATTTGGGAAAATCGCTTTCGTTTTACTATTCTTTTTCTGATGATACGATGATTCCGGATGAATTCAGGGAGATTTTTTCCGGAGAGATCCAGTGGGATATCGACCTTCTTCAGAGCCTGGATTCTCTGGCGGATGATTTAATTGAGGATGGAGTCGATTATGGAAAGAATCTTCGGGGGAAGCTCGAATTTTCCCATTCAGGCAATGGGGATATCTACGCGTTTGATATGTCTGCCGAAGGTGAAGAAAAGCCCGTCATATACTGGGACCATGAAGAGGACACGATCACCTGTATCGCTGACTCTTTTACCGATTACTTGAATAAGATTACAGAGCTGAATTGTGTCGGAAGCGAGAAGTGGCAGTTCGAGCATTTTTTAAATGAAAGAGGTTTGGAGACTGAGAGTTCCAGCGCCATCAGGTGGAAGCAATGGTTTGATTCATTCGCGGAGACTAAGTTAAGTGATATTAAAACCGATATGGATCAGCTTATTGCTTTTATTATGTATCGCAAGAGACTAGATGAAGAAACAATACAAGCGTTGCAGGTCTTTGATAAAAAAGTATTATTTGATTCTCTTACAGAAAAACTTGATCAGTATAATACATATCTTGAAAAAAGAGTCGTTTGCAAAATGATTGGTAAAGGTTTAGGGAGTTATGCTGAAAAATGGGTCAAAGGCTTATGGGAAGAGCAGCAGGGTCGATTGGATACTAGATTAAGAGCATATTTGACCGCGCGATGCATGCCTGAAGGCGAAGGGCTTGAACTCGTTTTTCAACAGCTTGGTCAAGAAAATGATAGAAAGATATCCGGGTATGACGCACTTTCCCATTTAGGTTCCTTTCATTCAAGAAGGGTCATCCATTGGATGGAGGAGCGTGTGAGATTCCCAGTAACAGAGGGGTGGGACAGCTTGTTCAGTAAGTCTAATCCTGCCTGGGATGACATAAAAAGATGGACAGAGTTGGAAGAAAAACATGAAGTAGCCATCGTACATGCACTAGAGGTTTTTGTTAGAGAAGGCAGAGCCATATCCATACAAGGATTGCCGCCAAGAAAAGAATTCAAAAACTTTCTGCTTAATTTAAAAAGCAAGCAAAAACTGCGAAGACGAACCGAAGCTTTAGAATATGTAAAACAAAATATTTAA
- a CDS encoding efflux RND transporter periplasmic adaptor subunit: MKKKTAILASAGIIFVSANLFLALKDDSKAVRSSYINKWTAVGKDNLTETLHAAGVVIPEDEHQVYYNDDDGEFKGFLVKEGDKVDNGTPLYEYSSNNIDEDLAKLEAEKSQLVTESNLIDDQIKQLTYLQSVSASTSSTSTPVFGDGSSSRNDSNDLMNVSIEKEIYDKQREKGRVEAEIEKYEDLIDSYEGSDELGKNSEVSGTVKQVNYELKNPIVTIISDKPKVEGTFSERDLKKVEEGMKVYVQSDLLKGKVAGTLTKIADYPETDPSVKKESYYPFEITLNEETEEKIIKGSHVEVSVITDQVKNAATIPEKAIEKGKKNSYIYVLNETGEVEKRKISKGLQLGGKTELKKGAKPGELVVQKPENVQEENNPFFSKLNIDSLKKKTFRDESKRTIFKHIMVGFFK, translated from the coding sequence ATGAAAAAGAAAACCGCAATCCTGGCATCTGCAGGAATCATTTTCGTATCAGCTAACCTATTTTTGGCATTGAAGGATGACAGCAAAGCGGTGCGCTCCTCCTACATCAACAAATGGACTGCCGTCGGGAAGGACAACCTGACGGAAACGCTCCATGCAGCAGGTGTCGTCATACCCGAGGACGAGCATCAGGTTTACTATAATGATGACGATGGGGAGTTCAAGGGTTTCCTTGTAAAAGAAGGCGATAAAGTCGACAATGGTACTCCGCTGTATGAATACTCCTCCAACAACATTGACGAAGATTTAGCAAAGCTGGAAGCCGAAAAAAGCCAGCTGGTCACCGAATCGAATTTGATTGATGACCAAATCAAGCAGCTGACCTACCTGCAAAGTGTTTCAGCCTCGACGTCCAGCACCAGTACTCCTGTATTTGGGGATGGGTCCAGCAGCAGGAATGATTCGAACGACCTGATGAACGTCTCGATTGAAAAAGAAATCTATGACAAGCAGCGCGAAAAAGGCCGTGTCGAAGCGGAGATTGAGAAATATGAAGATTTGATTGATTCGTATGAAGGCAGCGATGAGCTTGGCAAGAACAGTGAAGTCTCTGGTACAGTAAAGCAGGTCAATTACGAACTGAAAAATCCAATCGTCACCATCATTTCCGACAAGCCGAAGGTAGAAGGCACTTTCAGCGAACGGGACTTGAAGAAGGTTGAGGAAGGCATGAAAGTGTACGTACAATCCGACTTGTTAAAGGGGAAGGTTGCCGGCACATTGACCAAGATCGCCGACTATCCGGAAACAGACCCGTCCGTGAAAAAAGAAAGCTATTACCCTTTTGAAATTACGCTAAATGAAGAGACCGAGGAAAAGATCATCAAAGGATCTCACGTGGAGGTCAGTGTCATCACAGACCAGGTGAAGAACGCTGCCACAATACCGGAAAAAGCCATTGAAAAGGGCAAGAAGAACAGTTATATTTACGTCCTGAATGAAACAGGCGAAGTCGAGAAGCGCAAGATCAGCAAAGGCCTGCAGCTTGGCGGCAAAACCGAACTTAAAAAAGGCGCCAAACCGGGAGAGCTGGTCGTCCAAAAACCAGAAAACGTCCAGGAAGAAAATAACCCATTCTTCAGCAAGCTGAACATTGACTCACTGAAGAAAAAGACATTCAGGGATGAAAGCAAACGCACAATATTCAAGCATATAATGGTGGGATTCTTTAAATGA